A window of Pseudodesulfovibrio hydrargyri contains these coding sequences:
- a CDS encoding MarC family protein codes for MINLFISLYIKWFFLLTPFFVLSVFLSMTEEMDKPEQHRLAIRTTMAVLVISLVLYFAGNPIFSTLGITLDGFRVGSGALLFLSAVSLVSGKKQRPEPDDDSDVAVVPLAMPITVGPATIGTLLILGAELPGAEEKLTGAGALVCACLSVGVILFSASSLKRVIGRMGLNVLTKITGLVLSAMAAQIAFTGVRNFLS; via the coding sequence GTGATCAACCTGTTTATTTCGCTCTACATAAAGTGGTTCTTTCTTTTGACGCCGTTCTTCGTGCTGTCCGTGTTCCTGTCCATGACCGAGGAAATGGACAAGCCGGAGCAGCATCGGCTGGCCATTCGCACGACCATGGCGGTGCTGGTCATTTCCCTGGTGCTCTACTTCGCGGGCAATCCGATCTTTTCCACGCTGGGGATCACCCTGGACGGGTTCCGGGTGGGGTCCGGGGCGCTGCTGTTCCTGTCCGCCGTGTCCCTGGTATCGGGCAAGAAACAGCGGCCCGAGCCGGACGACGATTCCGACGTGGCCGTGGTCCCGCTGGCCATGCCCATCACCGTGGGCCCGGCGACCATCGGCACCCTGCTCATCCTCGGCGCGGAGCTGCCCGGGGCCGAGGAGAAGCTGACCGGCGCGGGCGCCCTGGTCTGCGCCTGCCTGTCCGTGGGCGTCATCCTCTTTTCCGCGTCCAGCCTGAAGCGGGTCATCGGCCGCATGGGCCTCAACGTACTGACCAAGATCACCGGCCTGGTCCTGTCCGCCATGGCCGCCCAGATCGCCTTCACCGGCGTGCGCAATTTCCTGTCCTGA
- a CDS encoding substrate-binding periplasmic protein has product MRILLLCIAALLLGSPALGGEPLVLGYGGGSLSIASLKVLKEAYRRIGVEITGKRLPAARSLEMAENGQVDGEVNRIEAIEEQYPRLMRIDVPVNRLEGVVMTCDTSLEHVTLEAIRNLHLGIKIGNRYAEMLTKGMPSVTRLPHEKKLMTLLLEGRLDALLVDRAWAEAEMAKPGMGCLRVNEPPLVIVPLYHYLNRSHAALVPLITGEMRAMRESGEIDRILGINERR; this is encoded by the coding sequence ATGCGTATCCTCCTGCTATGCATAGCCGCCCTGCTCCTGGGCTCCCCGGCCCTGGGCGGTGAACCCCTGGTCCTGGGCTACGGCGGGGGCTCCCTGTCCATCGCCTCGCTCAAGGTGCTCAAGGAGGCCTACCGGCGCATCGGCGTGGAGATCACTGGCAAGCGGCTGCCCGCGGCCCGTTCCCTGGAGATGGCCGAAAACGGCCAGGTGGACGGCGAGGTCAACCGCATCGAGGCCATCGAGGAGCAATACCCCCGCCTGATGCGCATCGACGTGCCGGTCAACCGGCTGGAGGGGGTCGTCATGACCTGCGATACCAGCCTGGAGCACGTCACCCTGGAGGCCATCCGCAACCTCCACCTGGGCATCAAGATCGGCAACCGCTACGCCGAGATGCTCACCAAAGGCATGCCCTCCGTGACCCGGCTGCCCCACGAGAAAAAGCTGATGACCCTGCTTCTGGAGGGCCGCCTCGACGCCCTGCTGGTGGACCGCGCCTGGGCCGAGGCCGAGATGGCCAAGCCGGGCATGGGTTGCCTGCGCGTCAACGAGCCGCCCCTGGTGATCGTACCCCTCTATCACTACCTGAACCGCAGCCACGCCGCCCTCGTCCCCCTGATCACCGGCGAGATGAGGGCCATGCGCGAGTCCGGCGAGATCGACCGCATCCTGGGCATCAATGAACGCCGCTGA
- a CDS encoding acyl-[acyl-carrier-protein] thioesterase — MTTESPLTFEHGYDIRSYEPRPDGRVSVTAICNQLQDIASRHADRLGFGHRDLEQSGHFWILARLHLMVDRLPGFGGRTDIVTWPSGNERLVALRDFLVLDDDGPLGRATTSWVTMNAKTHRPDPPQTVLHERFIPDREHALTFPTKAVTRLKWGEHQTRLTARRADMDINGHVNNVKYLEYCFEAVPAEWIADNRCHGVDIQFRSESFPGDELVSECAKGEPDQSMDTFLHGLTRVSDNKEIVRMRSWWRRP, encoded by the coding sequence ATGACAACCGAATCCCCCCTGACCTTCGAACACGGCTACGACATCCGCTCCTACGAACCGCGCCCGGACGGCCGCGTGTCCGTGACCGCCATCTGCAACCAGTTGCAGGACATCGCCTCGCGCCACGCGGACCGGCTCGGCTTCGGCCACCGCGACCTGGAGCAGAGCGGCCACTTCTGGATTCTGGCCCGGTTGCACCTCATGGTCGACCGGCTGCCCGGCTTCGGCGGGCGAACCGACATCGTCACCTGGCCCTCGGGCAACGAGCGACTGGTGGCCTTGCGCGACTTCCTGGTCCTGGACGATGACGGTCCCCTGGGCCGGGCGACCACCTCCTGGGTGACCATGAACGCCAAAACCCACCGCCCGGACCCGCCCCAGACCGTGCTCCATGAGCGGTTCATCCCGGACCGTGAGCACGCCCTGACCTTCCCCACCAAGGCCGTGACCCGGCTCAAGTGGGGCGAACACCAAACGCGGCTCACGGCCCGGCGTGCGGACATGGACATCAACGGCCACGTGAACAACGTGAAATACCTGGAATACTGCTTCGAGGCCGTGCCCGCCGAGTGGATCGCGGACAACCGCTGCCACGGGGTGGACATCCAGTTCCGCAGCGAGTCCTTCCCCGGCGACGAGCTGGTCTCGGAATGCGCCAAGGGCGAACCGGACCAGTCCATGGACACCTTCCTGCACGGCCTGACCCGTGTTTCGGACAACAAGGAGATCGTGCGCATGCGCTCCTGGTGGAGGCGGCCGTGA
- a CDS encoding GNAT family N-acetyltransferase produces MSKDITLTFETDGIDWVEAASIFERAPLGTREPDVLRRTFENSDLTCFAWEGPTMVGIARALSDRTVHSVIYDLCMLPECQGKGLGTRMMEAMLERLGTPGVVLWSVPGKEPFYARFGFKPMLTAMARFEDPERSAAGGYIIL; encoded by the coding sequence GTGAGCAAGGACATCACCCTGACCTTCGAAACCGACGGCATCGACTGGGTGGAGGCGGCGTCCATTTTCGAGCGCGCCCCGCTGGGCACCCGCGAGCCGGACGTGCTGCGCCGGACCTTCGAGAACAGCGACCTGACCTGCTTCGCCTGGGAAGGCCCCACCATGGTGGGCATCGCCCGCGCCCTGAGCGACCGCACGGTGCATTCGGTCATATACGACCTGTGCATGCTCCCCGAATGCCAGGGCAAGGGGCTGGGCACGCGGATGATGGAGGCCATGCTGGAGCGCCTCGGCACCCCGGGCGTGGTCCTGTGGTCCGTGCCGGGCAAGGAGCCGTTCTACGCGCGCTTCGGGTTCAAGCCCATGCTCACGGCCATGGCCCGGTTCGAGGACCCCGAGCGGTCCGCGGCCGGCGGCTACATCATTCTGTGA